The genome window TACCGGCATAAATTGGAGATGAACCTTGAATGGCAGTATCAAATGGCGGGCGATTTAAGCAAGGATCAGCACGCTTTATCTTTGCAGCTGTCTTATCAGTATTAATTTTAGGCCCAGCTAAAGTGTGGGCGGGGATTGTCTTTTATCAGCCCTTATTACGAGACAAGAACGTTAGTACAGAGCAGTGGCTGCAGATCTTAAGTGCAGCGCAACAGCAGGGCATGACGGAGCTTGCGTTGCAGTGGGGGCAACATGGCGAGGTCAAATTCTTTGATCCACTAGGACCTTCTGCTGCGTTATTTTCCGCGGTGCAACAATTAAAGATCCCGCTGTGGCTTGGTTTGTATGCTGACCCTGATTATTTTAAAAAAATAGACAGTGCTGAGGCACAGAAGCAGGCGTATTTTAAACAGCAAATGCTGTTGTCTTTACAAGTGCGGCGCCACTGGCTGAGTTTGTTAAAACAACAGCCACTACTTCAGCTTAAAGGTTGGTATTTACCGATGGAGCTGAACGATACAGATTTTGTATCGGCCTCTTATCTGACCTGGTTAAGCCGAGAACTCAAAGGTTTAAGTGAAGTATTAGATAAACCTGTAGCTATCAGTTTGTATTTTAATGGCAAAGTTCCGGTTAAAAACTGGCTGGCATCAGCTCGTCAGTTGCAAAGTGACAGTTTACAGCTTTGGGTGCAGGATGGAGCCGGTGCTGCTCTGGTTTCAGAACAGAAGCGGCAGGAGTTGTTACAACAACTGCCTTGCACTATACCGCTGATCCGGGAGCAATTTCGGCAAAGCTCCAAACCGGGAGAAGTGTTCCAGGCCCGCGCTTTAACTGAAGCGGAAAAGCAAACACAAGCTGACAGTTGTCATCCTGTGATTTATTTTGAATTGCGTTATATGTCTGCAGCTGCAGGCAAACTTCCTTTAGCAGACCCGCAAGAAACCGTCATAACGCATTGAAGCGTTTAAAATAACAGCAAACAACAGCGCTTTTAAAAAAAGTGCTTGCAAGCAAAGCAGTGGCTGCATAACATAGCGCCCGTTGTGACGACTTCGTTGCAACACAGCAATGCGTCCTTAGCTCAGTTGGTTAGAGCACTACCTTGACATGGTAGGGGTCGGTGGTTCGAGTCCACTAGGACGCACCAATTTTTCCTCACTCGAAGCCCTTGTAAATTAAGCATTTTTTCTCAAAACTCCAATCAAATTTTTCAGGGCAAATACTCTAATATTGTTCATTTGTTGCGTCGGTGACCAAACGGTGACCAAACCGTGACCACGACTTCCAAAAAATCTTCTGACTCTTATGTTTTTCTGACCCCTATACCGATTTCCTTAAAAAGGTAAAATGATTTTGGTCACCGAAAAAAATAGGAAAAACGTCATTTTTACATTTGTAACTTATTGAATTCATTGATTGACCTATAATGGGTAAAATTGCCGTGGTCACCGAAAAAGTTGGGATAAACGTCAAAAATGCTTGTTTATTGAACGGTTGGTCTGTTTTGGGAACTGTCAGGACAGATCTGGATGACATTGAAATTACCCAACTACAGCTGTTCTACCAAATCAGTTCAAAGGCTTTCCAACACCGTCTTGCCAGGTTGCCCCTCTATTGAATACACTTGAACCAAGCGAGCCGTCAGCATGAGCCTTTGTCTTCTGGCAGGAAGGGATAAAGTGATGGGCTGACGGCTTGGCTTCTTGCAACTAGTGAATGCCCTCTCTCGATACCGTCATATCGAATTGTCGCGATGGTTAGTAACGCCTATGATGATAAAGAGTAGTGGATAGAACGATTGTTGGACGATGGATGCGTAGGGTCATGGGGGAGTTGTGAATACTTTAGGAAAAACATCAGATGTTGCAGAAGCATTGGAAAATGAGAGAACCGCTCATGAGTCAATTCTTTGTGGCACAAAAAAGCGGTTTACTGAGGATCAATTGCTTGCAGGGCTTGATCATGCCCCTTTTTATTGCGCA of Rheinheimera sp. MM224 contains these proteins:
- a CDS encoding DUF4434 domain-containing protein: MWAGIVFYQPLLRDKNVSTEQWLQILSAAQQQGMTELALQWGQHGEVKFFDPLGPSAALFSAVQQLKIPLWLGLYADPDYFKKIDSAEAQKQAYFKQQMLLSLQVRRHWLSLLKQQPLLQLKGWYLPMELNDTDFVSASYLTWLSRELKGLSEVLDKPVAISLYFNGKVPVKNWLASARQLQSDSLQLWVQDGAGAALVSEQKRQELLQQLPCTIPLIREQFRQSSKPGEVFQARALTEAEKQTQADSCHPVIYFELRYMSAAAGKLPLADPQETVITH